GTCTGTCAGAATTTGCAGTGTAAATTGTATCCCGCTGAACTTATTAAACATTTATCTCTTTTGCTGACGCTGCCTGTATTGCAATTGCATTGAAATTTAGGACTACAACTTCAGCATAGTATTTGCGTGGTCTCCATTTTTGGTTAATGAAACCAATCCGAAGAATCGTAGAGATCCTGGACGCAGTAAGTTAAAACCGGAGGTAGAGACTCTAAGACTGGATTTGATTGACGAGCTAGCATCATCGGTGTATCGAGATGCTGATGTTGTGGTTTTTGATTCGTGGCATTGGTGGAATATTGACAAAACTAATCACGGGTGAGTAACATGATGGAAAACTCAGATTCTTACTTATTCTTTTGATGCATGAATTCTTTTCATAATACGGATATGTGCTTCATTGAAATGGCAGGAAAAACTACTTCCAAGAAGGTAATTACTTGCACCCAAGACTGAAGATGGTTGAAGCATACAAGAAAGGTCTAGCTACTTGGAGTAAATGGATTGACAACAACATTGATTCGAACAAAACTCAAGTTGTTTTCAGAGGATATTCAACTCCACATTTCCAGTAAGTGATCACAAAGATTATATATGTTTGTAGCATGACCAGTTAACTGATTGTGCAACTAATTATACTGGTGTTTCTATGCAGTGGGGGTAAATGGAACACAGGTGGAAAATGCAACAGGGAAACAGAGCCGATCAAGAGCAGTGAACCATATATAGAGAGGAATCCTTCACAGGTGAAAGTACTAGAAGACACACTACGTAGAATGAAGACACCTGTGTTATATCTTAATATTAGCAAACTATCTTATTATCGAGCTGACGGACACCCTTCCTTATATTCAAAGAATTTAACTGTGCAAGAGAGAATTGCAGCTATGGATCATCAAGATTGTGTCCATTGGTGCCTGCCTGGCGTACCTGATACATGGAATGAGTTGTTGTATGCTTCTCTCCTGAAGAATCGTGAAGGATCTTTTGGACGACTGTAGTACGAAAAATTCTTAACTGAATGGAAATAGCAAGAAACATTACAGAAACCACTAGTTGTGCTGTAGTTATCCATGGCAAAAGGGATCGGGCGAGAGTTAATTTCTTGGTATGTTCATAGTAGTACTATATGATCCGACAGGCGTGCACTTTGGTATTCAGATTTCTGCAGCTTCTGCAAGAAGAATTAGCTGAATGTTAAAACTAAGACGGTATTTATAAGAACAAGTGTTTTGAAAGTGTAATGGATAGCAAACCATGCCCACTTGCTCGTCAGTAAGGATGTGAAGTCCATTCATCATTCAAACGTTCATCCCAGTGGACCTGCATTCAGCTGCAGAGTTTTCCAGTTCAAAGGTAAGGTGATTAACATAGAGATCTGTACGAGTATGCACCCTACCACAGACTCTTTTGAAAAGGAAGAGTCAGCATAGTTATTCTGTAGTCTATGCAGTGCAAAGTTTGAGAATAAGTTCATTTTGTGAAGTCCGGGCTGTCTATTTCAATTGGTTGATTCACTAAGTTACTAAAGCTTCTTCTAAGTAATCTAAGACTAAATGCGAAAGGGATCTTATTTACTGTATGTATTCTGAACTTCAAAATGGGTCTGAAATTAAGGTATTGGATTTAGAAAAAGAAATTCAGTGCAAATACGTTATTGGATTCTGTTCCAACGTTGATTGGTATATGTGTATTGTTATTTACCACAAATACCGGGCTTAACGTGTATATACAAAAATCGACGATAAGACCACCTAATAAAGACAACACTGCCAAGCAAATCCAgaataatcaatcaatcaaccaATGTAAGAAGacatttttttacttttttgtttttgcttttgttAATCTTCTCTTTACAGCAactcttttttgttgttgttgattttcttaTACTGAACCCTGAACCAAGCAGCAGAAAGAATTTTgaggatttatttttctttgttttcaggTTAGTAATTTACCGGAACGCAAATTCTATATTCTAACCAACCGTTGATTATGTGACTAAAACATGACAATGACTTGTTCATAAGAGTCATAAGACCaaccaataagaaaacaaatccaCGATAATCAGCGTAAGAAGAAAATCAATTATTGAAAtattgatttttgttttcttcttttctttatgtTATCGAATTTTTTGTTAAATTTACTAGTATATTTTTTGAACGAAGCAACTTGGAAGACTACTAATTACTCATTTACCTGGCTATACTGAAAAATGTCATTGAGATCTGGTTCTTGATAATATCATTTCAATCTATAGAACGAACAACACTATTGATGTGAGACAGACTTGATTTTGTTTATCTGGATGAGAAATCTCAAGGTTTGGGACAAGTCATGTCACTTCTTAACGGTGCCGTCTCATCATCATTCAAAGAGATATGGTTCATCATCGATACTTCTTGGTTTCGGTTTCATCCTTGGAGCTTCCATCTTTCTTCTTACAGCTACCATCTTCGTATTTCCGTTAGTAATGGATTCAATGTTTTGGATACCAAACTGGCATACTTCAAGTAATACTAGTGATACAACTTCTTCTATATCTGCGGTTCCGACGGAGCtattggaaaactccaccggaaCTGTCCAAACAGAAACAAATCTCTTGGAGAGTAGTTTTACCAACTCAAGTGCTGATTTTCGAGAATTTATAGATAGAGACGACAATCTAATTGCAAACATTTCTCATCGGGAGTGTGATATTTTTGAAGGTGAATGGGTCAAGGTGAATGGTCGAAAACCTTACTATCCTCCTGGTTCTTGTCCTTACTTGAAAAAACAACCGTTTGCTTGTTACCAAAACGGAAGACCGGACGATCAGTTCCTTGGATGGCAATGGCAATGGCAATCTCAAGAAACCAATGCCGGATGTGATAATATACCCAACCCCGGGTAATGTCTCAACAACATATTcccattttttctttctttctttcgatTTCAGAGCTTGCAGTTGCTCGTGCTTTACTTATGACGGCAAAGTCCTTGTCTATTTGCAGCTTGTTTAATCCAATTGACTTTCTCAATAGACTGAGAGATAAAAAGTTGGTATTTGTTGGGGATTCCCTGAACAGAAATATGTTCATGTCAATGTTGTGCATGCTTTGGAATGCCATTCCAGATAAGAGCAGAATTGTTAAGCTGCATAGGGAGATTGAATTCAAGATACGAGGAGATTATTCTAGGCGATACAAGGTAATTCCCGTTGGATTAAACTTGAGTTCTCAACATGTGTGCTGACAAATTAGTTACGTTCCCATGTCCTTCATGGACTGGGAAAGCAGCAACACTTCCCTTTGTAGAATTTTCaactttctccaaaatctcaattgaTGAATATGCATTTCCATGGGTGGCTTTGTGTTATATTAGGACTACAACTGTTCCGTAGTTTTTGTCTGGTCTCCTTATCTGGTTTATGAAGCTAATCCAAGGAGTCGCAGAAGCAAAAATATATTACATCTAGGACCTCATACACTAAGATTGGATCTGATTGACGAGCTCGCAGCATCCGTGTATCGTGATGCTGATATTGTAGTTTTTGATTCGTGGCATTGGTGGAATGTTGATAAGACGAATCATGGGTGAGTCTTATTTGCAGGTATTTTTTTTGTTACCGGTGAATATTGTGCCTCCCTAACTACTGGTTTTTACTTGCAGAGAAAACATATTTCAAGAAGGTGATTACTTACACCCAAAATTGGACACAAACGAGGCATATAAGAAAGCTCTTACTACTTGGAGGAAATGGATTGATAATAACGTCGATTCTACCAGAAGCCAAATTGTTTTCAGAGGATACTCCGTCTCCCATTACGTGTGCGTATCCACCATATATATTATTGAATCTCGTTCTCTTAATTCATCGTTTTTCTGAACCTACTCGGTCTATTGCACAGGGGCGGGAAATGGAACACTGGTGGAAAATGCGATAGAGAAACAGAACCGATCATGAGTAACAAAACATACATGGAGAGATCACCTTTACAGGTGAAAATACTAGAAGACGTACTACGGGAAATGAAGTCTCCTGTGTTATATCTGAATGTCAGTAAACTTACATACTACCGAGCGGATGCACACCCTTCAGTGTATGCAAAAAACTACACTGTTCAAGAGAGAACTGTAGCATTGGATCATCAAGATTGTAGTCATTGGTGTTTACCAGGTGTACCTGATACATGGAATGAGTTGTTGTATGTTTCTCTACTGAAGGCTGGTAAAGGATCTTTTGGCCGCCAATAAAACAAGAAAGCGGCGGCATCTGAGCCAGAAACAACATTTTTGGATATCAGTAGGAACTAGCTTTCCTTGTATAGTCCCATGACATCCATTGGTCACTTCTATGTATTGGGGGTTGGATTTGTTGGGAGTAAAGTTGGATTTGTTAGATATAGCATTACTGCTTTGTTCATTTCAGTTTCACATTTCTGGTTAGAGTAATTCTGGGCAGACCGCCACTTAAACCACCCCAAAACCGTCATGTGAGTGGAGAGGGTGGGATCCGCCCTCGGAAAATTAGCAGAGGGGTCTATTGAAGGATGAGCGGGGTCCACCAGCTGAGTCTGTGCGGTTTTGGGGGAGTTTAGAGGGATAGTCTGTTTAGAAAATTTGTTTTGGTAATCATATTTTTGTTGAGGGAGGATCCATTTACACTATTATTTTCACAATTTGTTTTGGTTAACAAATTTTCAACTGTTAAAATTAAGATTACTAAATGGTGAGCTTGATATTTTTGAATGTGTTCAATTTTTATGGACATGTAGAGCTCTGTATGATGAGCATATCTTCAAAATATTAGTTCAACATACACTACCGTCtagtttttgttaagaaaaatatcactcaaagtgtgagatagtgtgaatgAATCCTCACTCATTCTTGTAATCTCAAccgatttttcttttcctttcaaaAACATGAATAAAGTTGGATTGCATTTCAAAATATAGGCATTTTGAAGTAATTTCAAAAGCTCTATATctaaccttttcttttttttttcgtaaTGACTGATACGTCCTTGATTAAATAATGTtgattaatttttatgattaaaTTGGTTATGATAAGTTTAGAGAATTAGGAATTAGTTAGTTAAGGTTAAAATATACCACATATGGATAGGCCCGATTTCAATTTTCCTGTCGATTGAAAAGTTGTCCCGAAACTAATTCTACCTAGTAATAATTGACAAGGTCAAAATATTTTTGTCCTGCCTGTTTCTCTTAGTCGGACGGAAAATagacggaaaatgggtcatttgtccaaatatttttataacatggttcaaatggacgagtacaAATTATTACGGGTGAAATGGAAACCAAAAaagtagcaaggatgaaactggattcattctgacttaaatttaaaaaatagcaaggatgaaactggatgcatcctgatgtaaattaaaaataagaaaaagtatttgaaaatgggtaggatgaaactgtttacatcctggctatttttacatttttttccatttaaactgtatcaaaatctagatgtctttttcacccagaaattgttgattttggtctttttaaccaattttgtttaAAATAAACAACACAATTCGATTGTTCGTTAAGAATGACAAGAAAATGATAGGTGACATAACGAAGAAAATCGGTTGATTTTGGGATAATCAAACCAGTACAATTAACAGTTAAATGAAAAAAACCTTCCGGTTTACACTGTAGTCGATAACCAATAATATAATTACCTGACGATTTTTGTAAGTCTTTGAGACATAACTTGTTTCTAGTTCAAAAATATGGAGACTATACTATAATCGGCAAGCAACTATATAATTACATGTCAATTAGAAAGTGTAACTAGAAACaatttatttctatttttttaatGCTTCATTGAGTTATTCTTCAATTTCTTCATAATTGGCAagtgttgatgggtgaaaacgacttgctggttttttaggaaagtggagattcgagCGTGCGGGCGAAgtctcctcgaccgagcaaattgcttaaaccttttgcaaacagatgcactgcaagggagtgctttaagttcgagatatcaatctgtaagaatccggcctaaaccaagacaatggtcgttccagagtcaattcggtcacaaaggggGGTGAGGGTctatctgtagaagggaagctgagaagtgtgtgagatcaatgatgatcgaggattgtggatgtgtttggagatttttttcaagtaaactgttgagttcgagtaagttctgattgattgattgaattctacttttttgagagttcttgttcagatgagaattcttggtcccttcaatcgtggattcaagaacttatttatattgcaagaacaaTAGACAcgttgatcccagtaagtgtgacggttgctagagtgaaagagtgggaaagtgggaaatcgtggttaaaccagttccacatcgtgtagagacttggttgattgtccgtccactactttgctaactcccttaactgcttgcacgacttactcacatttctcatcatggatgtacacacgtgtcgtaggccgccataccaaaaccttagtgaatatccccccatgtgacatgatcgATGtatcatgaatgtggagtctgtaaggcagacatgtatttaattggtcaattgttTACCAGTTAAGGCAATAATAATGTTTTGATAACTTGAATCGATGAGCGTCCAATGATATTGCTCGATCATGgaattgttgatatgaaatgttGTTGAGCACTCGTCCGCGTCATGAGTTGTCgaagaaaaaatattataatggtcgactgacgaaccaaatattggttgatgaaccaaATAGCTGGATCagtggaattcttgaatgttgatagttgaatcaacatgaggaatattgctcGGGGTcgagaatattgatagttgaatcaatattgctagGAGTGAGTACTGAACCCAGTTGATCGTGTATTTTGCTAACTTAAGCAATTTAATGTTGATAGATGAGcaaagcaaatattgatagtttaaacaaatattgctcgtttgagaaaatattgctcaattaatgaattattggtagtgtgaccaaataaaaaattaattaaaaaaattaattaaataaaaaattaattaaaaaaaatattgctcaacataaaattattggtgtttgaacctgtttagaattatgctttgcggagcatttggtttgaaaccctaattttgattgattgttgatcgatggatgatttactgaaaatcaaccatgagTGAGATATGGACTGGCTAGATTAGATGGTGGGACGACCATGTAGATccaggtgctcgaatgagcatgcaccaaagtcctttgtagaccagttggtgaaaggatgattaaatgctcgttcAATCATTATTAAAATATAGCTCGTCtaagcattaggtggtaaaacctaatcaTGGAGAGAAGAGGGACCGAACAAGGGGTATGgaaccgacccttggtggtcgtgggaccagttggTGGTCGATCGATcaaaaattgtttggaaagagtttgaacccaatatgaacaatagaagattaattaggtcaaaactcaTCAAATGTGTGGGACTGGCTTTTGTAAGCCAAAGGGGCGACCCTTCCTGAccaaggtggcatgcccgtgtcaccatgttgCTCATGGctcaattctgagaattttgatatttgttGGTGTGcgatcgagcaatattttggattttccgaagagtttgatcttgactgaaactcttaattttgcttgaatgagaaaGTAGGaatttgctcgtgcgaccaatattttaagaatattaaaataattataTTTCAATATTTTCCCTGAGAAGCTCAgatggtcatgtgaccatttgaattTTTGGCTTTTTTGGAAGTTTGGGCAatattggagaaatatggaaaTATTAGGTTTTTCGCTCAAAcaagagaatttcataaaatgagagaagagataataataaaataaggaattagggaggcatgggaccggccacgtccaaggcatggccgaccagCCATCCAGTGGGCCTGGTCTCACGACgctcttccctattttatattattatttttcctccttgtgtgaagaaatatggagaaactaagagttttgctcaaacgagaaagtttgctcaaacaagggagtttttatgagatgaggaaaataataaaataagatgaaaaataaaagggagaggcgtgggaccggccacgatggcatgactggccggccggtgggaccGCTCCTGTGTGcgcctctcttttatttttgttattttcctttcctattttgcataggtttcctcgttcgtccatatttctgaatgctcgtttatgcatttgggtgctcgttcgtgcattattgttaagtttcactcgcaccattttctcggggcttactcggtagtGGCCCAAATGcccgaaaagtgaatatctattactaatccatggaattcagctgaggaAAAACATGGAACAAAGTaattaatgagataaaatagattattttctaggaattcaattgatgaatgtttcGATAGAATTAATTTATGAATGACTCTATATTAGAATTCAATATGTCTAGGAGTGTTatgtttattcgagaatcgaggtatgagatggtagagacatcatactcgttctgaatactAATTATGTATATTCAGGGAACACTCATACATCCTGAAGATATtcaacgctctatactagcatgcaatatgtctaggagccgtccaatcactaTCGATTCTATACAgatttgttgatgaaatatgcgaagtattgaaagctcagttgagaggctTTAAGAATCACACATTCGTGCATGCTCTGAGAGGTTttacactcagtcagagattgtgaaatgagattttacgaatcctaaaatatgaatttcacatAGTGTCTGAAATATGCAAAGtcatcctttgtcgaaaatccaccaccaACAGCAAGGAGTGGTTATGTTTTAGAGTTTTGGTTTGACTGTTATGGATAAGGGTAAGAATGTAATTTCGAAGGTGAAAGGGTAAGAggacatttaacatttttaagaCGCCCTATATCTAACTACCCTGGATGAAAATAAAATagcaaccctaattttgttaacgTTGCCCTCATATTTGCCAGGTTAATCAATCAGAACCTCAATGAATTTATTATTGAGTGAAAGAGAAATGGTAAAATCATCTTTCCCCCCAATACTATAAGGTACGGTTGTAAGTATAACTGGTGGCTTCATTTATAAGTTGTTGCTGAGATGTATTCTCATTACGTACATTTGACACTCATATATCTTGTGTATTtcagaatatatgaaggaaaaaTCCATCACTCATCATCATGGTCATATTAATTGTTTTGTTTCTGATGAAGATATTATGTTCTGCATCCTTTATGGACTTCCTGTAAAGTTTAATTTTTTCAATAAATTTGGTAACCCCCAAGATATTTAATTTGAAGAATTTAGATAGGATTTCGAACGTCAAGCTcctgatcaatattcgagtagtTTTCTTTTATGCCGGTGTTCGAGGTGGTCGATTGATCAGTTCCTACTTTTTTCAACCAACAATGCGTTGAAATTATTACATTAAATATCAGAACTCAAAATCTTGATCAACACTCTTCATAGTGTTGTGAAATACTCTTTTTCTGTCTGGAACAGTTCTATGCTTTCCTTGAAGAAATCATTGATCGAAGTATAATTCCTCAATTTTGATAAGATTAAGTCCTCCAGCGTTCAATCTTTTCAAGAGAATTTCTTGTTTCTTGACAATTTTGcatagtttttcataacaagGACATATGGAAACTGAGTTTCTCTTGACCTAGATCTCGAAACATATTTTGGAGATGTTGTTATGTCAAGTTTTTGTTTTTTGGAAGCATTATTAGATTATCCCTACTTTGAGTAAACATTGTAATTATCCTTACAGGATAATAATCGATAATTGAAACAAGTTTGAGATTTTCTTCcttcaaattttttattttttcagaaGCAGACTCATTCTTAAATTTATATGAGATCTTAAGCATCATATTTATCAGTTACAATTTTTTATTCAGAAGTTGACACTTCTTTTCCCGATAAATACTTGTGCTTCAATATATCGAaccttcaaaaaaaattattcttgaGAGAGAAAATAGTCATCTTTCGAGGATGCTAGTTCCAGAAGAAGTTGATCATATTCCACTGCTTTGAATCTAAGCAGTTCAGtagtttttattcttttttataacAAGATTGAGTTCTTTGGCACAAGAGAAAAACTGCTCACTTAATTCTTTCatgatatttttatatatattcgTATGATCAGCAAGACCCTTATCATCCAATGAAGGATTCTTTTTTTGTTTCAGCATCTGAGTCTTCAAACACGAATAGATGACTTAACTTAAACTCATCATGAGAACTCTCAGAAATAGTTTCAAAAGAAAAGTCTTGGTCTAAACTTGATGAGGAAGTATCTTTCAAACATTTGGAGAAATAGAAGCCATAAAGTGATTCACCAAATTCTTGGGATACGTTAATTGAGCCTTTTCTCGTTTTTCCCTTAACCTTTTGCTAACTCATGTATTAAAGGTTGGATAGAACCAAACACGTAATGTTATATATTTTTGTGATTTTCGGCTCCAATTCCAATTGAAATGGCAAGTGTACCAAGTACACTACAATATTTCTGATATCAACCTATGCAgatatgtaaggaccctcaagctcgtcaacactattagactagtcaagagatgaATTAAccactaatgactcgattagtttaacacgaacattaattaataggaattaatctaaaaattatctagatacgaaactagtatcgttagatacatctcgaaaagttacgcagaatggactactcgaacgtgtcaatcggataccgaaTGAATAAGTTATCATCAAATTAGTGAGAGGGGCAAAATGGTATTTTTCCCATTAAACCGGATGGGGCTTCCCATATCTATTTCAGCGGGTGGTCCATAGTTTTTTCCCTTGGTCTTATGGGGACTGAATCGAGAAGATATACTCGAACCtcgtttcttcttttctttcttattctcttcttctttcttctcgtttctATTTATTCTTCTGCTCTTTATGTTTCTTCTTCTGTTAACGATTGAGAGATGAAATTGAGGcgtggttgagtgaatcaaatcgtggGGATATATAAAGGAAGGAGGATTATTCTGCTAATTGCGAAGAAGAATTGAGATGTTATCGTGTATgtaaagaaattagggtttctggttTTGGGTATGAAATTCAGAtaaagaattagaagatgaattTAGGCTTTAAGTGAAGAATTAAAGATGGGTTTTTGATTGATTTAAAGTATTGAAGTTGGTTCAGTAGAGAATCGAAGGGTTAGGGTTTCTGTTCGTCAggaaatagaaattagggtttgttaagAAGGATTCGGGGAACATCAAGAGATGAAATTGAGTTGGAGATAAGAGTAGAATAAAGTTTAACTGGTGGTGGTGCTAACTTTGGTATCGACTCAATCTCAGATATCTGTGAAAGAGGTAAACTTAGGTTTTTATTTGATGTTCTTCTAATTGTATAAATTTGATTATGAAAACAAGAAttttgagatgggttttggtgATTTGATGAATTAGGGTGTTGTTTAGTGCTTAAATTAGATAAATTTTGATTTACAGGAAATTGGTATTGATGTGaatgataacaaatatgtatGTGTTGAGTTTTCTTGGGTGGCGCTGAAGAGAACAGAATTGGAAACTCTTGGGCAAAACCGGGAAGTTTGGGTCTGAGATTGTTGTAAGTGATATGGGGAAACTGTTAATTAATGGAAAGTAGATGTTTGAGTTAGGAAGTTGTATGAACTGGTATTGGTACTGATGTGGATTGCATGGAGTTATAGTGAACTGAACTAAGTATGAAAATGGATATAAAGGGTGTGTTATGAAGCTGTTATGCAGAATTATATCTGAGTTGGGAATTAGCTGGGATTTTGAGTTATGGAAATCATAGGGCTGAGTATAAATGGATAAGTTGTATGTAAGTTGCAGTCAATGATTTTGGTGGTGATGTGTTGAACTGATAGGAATATTGTTGAAGTTGCAGGGGATATATGTATGATCTGAATAGGTGAAACGAAAATGGATGAAGACTGAAATGGTGATGCAGAGATTATAATGGATTTGCATAGTTAGATCCCTAGCCAATCAAAATttgcgcacaccaaagattatgaactcaaacaagcaatcttctttgtcttcaaatcttcttagatcttcaataaacacctgcacacaatcaacttgaatctcttgtgatcaatcactcacacaacggagtctgttaataatggattatcacaagacgtctttagatctacaaacaatctaaagatccccgtcgaaatttcgatctagtttgagtaaatcttatatcagaagagaagattctcaagcataaacaaactaggtgcaatcaaagttcaacaaccgttagtcaatcaaatcaatcaaaaactaataataaactgcaattatctagcttCCCAAGTCATATGATCGgtcaccaattactaagacttgttgcacctcttacaaggatcgattccacatgcttgtgatcggttccacctcttactaggatcggttccccaatgtctagagttggtcatacctattacaatatatcgatcatatcatctcaggtaattacttaagatcggtttcactaataaaagtcataccaatacaacaGTCagaccttgtgaatagttttaccaagatacataaacaagttatgagcggttatactaaacacacatattggtaatccaaagatttgcaatgaataacactaccaataagcctagcgatttcctttcgattcataaaacaagtttatgaattgtatttcctttaaacgaatgtaaaacattgtttcctcagacgaaatcttcacccatacctatacataatcacaataacattcatacgattatgccgatgtcttatatacgaagttcaaaagatagatgttatacttcgtattgtatttccttaatactatgtctaactagagtataattattcacagcttcgcaattatgttttcaatatgcataacttgaaagatactttaggaatgaaacagttcaagtcaaatattactaacctcaagaggaaggatgatgtcgtcgatgtagctctttacttcttcacattcttcaagtcttcacgtaatacttgtaagtctcatatcctagtaactttctagctaacctatacgaatttgactctagtaaataatcaagcgactctttaaatgagttttgattcactaaaatatgacaaccaaacttggcataccaacgctttgtgggttcaaccgagcaatgctctgacatttgtgatcaatcacgcacagagcgaaatctgttaacaatggattatcataagatgtctttagatctacatacagttctaaatatccagttgatacttcgatctagtttgagtgaatcttatatcataagagaagattctcaagaataaacaaactatgtgcaatcgaagtttcaacaaccgttagtcaatcaaatcaatcgaaaactaataacactgctattatctagtttcccaccaatggtactcgtagagcatcttgatcccacaaaagtatttaaacgagcggtcgtaagagatttcacctaattaagatactttcctctccgaatagatggctccaccaggaacaacaagaaatgaagttttcttggctcttaggatagtttgctagaaatgcaaacttaggtatttatagacgaaggatgtttggacacc
This genomic stretch from Papaver somniferum cultivar HN1 chromosome 5, ASM357369v1, whole genome shotgun sequence harbors:
- the LOC113281523 gene encoding protein trichome birefringence-like 2; translation: MRNLKVWDKSCHFLTVPSHHHSKRYGSSSILLGFGFILGASIFLLTATIFVFPLVMDSMFWIPNWHTSSNTSDTTSSISAVPTELLENSTGTVQTETNLLESSFTNSSADFREFIDRDDNLIANISHRECDIFEGEWVKVNGRKPYYPPGSCPYLKKQPFACYQNGRPDDQFLGWQWQWQSQETNAGCDNIPNPGLFNPIDFLNRLRDKKLVFVGDSLNRNMFMSMLCMLWNAIPDKSRIVKLHREIEFKIRGDYSRRYKDYNCSVVFVWSPYLVYEANPRSRRSKNILHLGPHTLRLDLIDELAASVYRDADIVVFDSWHWWNVDKTNHGENIFQEGDYLHPKLDTNEAYKKALTTWRKWIDNNVDSTRSQIVFRGYSVSHYVGGKWNTGGKCDRETEPIMSNKTYMERSPLQVKILEDVLREMKSPVLYLNVSKLTYYRADAHPSVYAKNYTVQERTVALDHQDCSHWCLPGVPDTWNELLYVSLLKAGKGSFGRQ